One Ignavibacterium sp. DNA segment encodes these proteins:
- the tilS gene encoding tRNA lysidine(34) synthetase TilS → MKATEQKVLRFIKENDLIKVNDRILIALSGGPDSIFVLHFFNKFRKKFKIEISAVHVNHLLRGKESDRDEIFCEIVCKELDIPFYPYKKNIKVFAQENNYSIELAAREVRYSVFEKLAGAIGFDKIVTAHNADDNAETVLLNLIKGAGLNGIAGIPVKRDNIIRPILCLSKAEILNYLELNQYEFRIDQSNLSSEFERNFLRNEIIPLIKSKLNPSLDKALLNTSVNLQGLITELKTDKNESDLRLKQNKFVQIPLTYFENKDKKISVHLLKNILDKNFKIKFHSADIKKITSLINNQAGKSEELSAGLIALRSRNDILIKTKTEVPGKISKRIKVGEKIKIGNKNLSIEKVNPADIKLLKNPNIEFISADEVKSVFQIRNWKDGDKFHPIGMKGTKKVSDYLNDIKMDTFEKKNQLLLLNNNKIVWIIGKRLDDRFKITSTTKKALKVYIKNG, encoded by the coding sequence ATGAAGGCTACTGAACAAAAAGTATTAAGATTTATAAAAGAAAACGATCTTATCAAAGTTAATGATAGGATTTTAATTGCACTAAGCGGCGGACCTGATTCTATTTTTGTTTTACACTTCTTCAATAAATTTAGAAAAAAATTCAAGATTGAAATTAGTGCGGTTCATGTGAATCATCTTTTAAGAGGAAAAGAATCTGATAGAGATGAAATTTTCTGTGAAATCGTCTGTAAAGAACTTGATATTCCTTTCTATCCTTATAAAAAAAATATAAAAGTTTTTGCACAGGAAAATAATTATTCAATAGAATTAGCTGCCCGAGAAGTCAGGTATTCTGTTTTTGAGAAACTTGCAGGTGCAATTGGATTTGATAAAATTGTAACTGCTCATAATGCAGATGATAATGCGGAAACTGTTTTATTGAATTTGATTAAAGGTGCTGGATTAAACGGTATTGCAGGTATTCCCGTAAAACGTGATAACATTATAAGACCGATTCTTTGTTTAAGCAAAGCCGAAATACTTAATTATCTTGAATTAAATCAATATGAGTTCAGGATTGATCAATCAAACTTGTCAAGCGAATTTGAGCGGAACTTTCTGCGTAATGAAATTATTCCTTTAATTAAAAGCAAATTAAATCCATCGCTTGATAAAGCATTGTTGAATACCTCCGTAAACCTGCAGGGGCTTATCACTGAATTAAAAACTGATAAAAATGAAAGTGATTTGAGATTGAAACAAAATAAGTTTGTGCAGATTCCATTAACCTACTTTGAAAATAAAGATAAGAAGATATCTGTACATCTGTTAAAAAATATTCTCGATAAGAATTTTAAGATAAAATTCCATTCAGCAGATATTAAAAAAATAACATCACTCATTAATAATCAGGCAGGTAAGTCTGAAGAACTGTCAGCAGGTTTGATTGCATTAAGATCAAGAAATGATATTCTGATTAAAACAAAAACTGAAGTACCTGGAAAGATATCAAAACGAATAAAAGTTGGTGAAAAAATAAAAATCGGCAATAAAAATTTGAGTATCGAAAAGGTAAATCCGGCAGATATTAAACTATTAAAGAATCCTAACATTGAATTTATCTCTGCTGATGAAGTAAAAAGTGTTTTCCAGATACGGAACTGGAAAGATGGCGATAAATTTCATCCGATCGGGATGAAAGGAACAAAAAAAGTTTCTGATTATCTTAACGATATAAAAATGGATACATTTGAAAAGAAAAATCAATTATTATTATTGAATAATAATAAGATTGTCTGGATTATAGGAAAAAGACTTGATGACAGATTCAAGATAACATCAACCACAAAAAAAGCACTTAAAGTATATATTAAAAATGGATAA
- the greA gene encoding transcription elongation factor GreA: protein MSVKNFVYLTRERLIELEKELQEMKTNGRKTIAAKIAEARSHGDLSENAEYDAAKEEQGLFELKISKMEDVLSRARVIDTSKMPADEIHLLSTVKIKNLKTNKVFEYTLVSPEEANLQEGKISVTSPVGQGLMGAKPGNKVKVKAPAGLMEFEILEIK from the coding sequence ATGTCCGTCAAAAATTTTGTTTATTTAACCCGAGAACGACTAATTGAACTGGAAAAAGAACTGCAGGAAATGAAAACAAACGGCAGGAAAACAATTGCAGCCAAAATAGCCGAAGCAAGATCACATGGTGATCTCTCAGAAAATGCCGAGTATGATGCTGCGAAAGAAGAACAGGGATTATTTGAGTTAAAAATAAGCAAGATGGAAGATGTACTTTCACGGGCAAGAGTAATTGATACATCTAAAATGCCAGCCGATGAAATTCATTTACTTTCCACTGTTAAAATCAAAAACCTTAAAACAAATAAAGTTTTTGAATATACTTTAGTATCTCCCGAAGAGGCAAATTTACAGGAAGGAAAAATTTCGGTTACTTCTCCTGTTGGGCAGGGACTGATGGGCGCTAAACCAGGTAATAAGGTTAAAGTTAAAGCTCCCGCAGGTTTGATGGAGTTTGAGATTCTTGAGATTAAATGA
- a CDS encoding carboxypeptidase regulatory-like domain-containing protein: MTKKYSFLSFLLLIMFSFFLVHNNSFAQGVTTSAMNGTIVDAKGDPLPGANIIAVHSPSGTQYGTTSRVDGKYNLNGLRTGGPYIVTVSFVGYKSQESTIPALQLGQNLRVDYTLVEDAVQLGDITVIGEKNSIISSNRTGATQNVTARDIELVPSIGKNFGDLAKLSPQASGTSNSIAGRNNRYNNIQIDGTQYNDLFGLGASGAPGGQTGTNPISIDAIQEFQVIVAPYDVKYGSFTGGGLNAITRSGTNKWTGSVYGYGRNQKLVGNGAFITDKPETESNEQEYPEFKEYAGGFRLGGPIIKDKLFMFLNGEVTRKDQPLSNISLVTGPASAESLADQFYNILKSKGMDAGTYGATTLEQPSNKLFIRLDFNQSENHKFTLRHNYVNSYQDVLAGRNANNQVSFNTFNYRIRNITNSTVLQLNSTLGNNFSNDLILGFTSIRDRRAGTSETRPEVRVMREAVILVAGPDRFSSVNELDQDIFEFTNNFSAYFGNHVLTVGTHNEFFTFRNAFIRSFFGYYEFNTLADLQNNTPSYYQKVFSRVPGVEKPAARFSVNQLGFYLQDEWTIVPTFKVTFGVRADIPFLPTEPDYNPQVTENFPDYKTSDVPSGNIMFSPRFGFNWDVSGNRSTQVRGGVGIFTGRIPYVWMSNNYGNTGTLLAEVNQASGGNVGFSVDPYNQPGVGDPGTGSPSFRSEIDLIDPDFKWPQILRANLGVDQELPGGMIGTVEFMYSKSINDLVYQKLNLNPSTNTIPGDGRPRYGGTNSYSNRYVDVLYLTNTDEGNQINFSVQLQRNVASGLSFNVGYNYGITKDINSVLSSQAQSQIRYNPISSDPNKPPLTYSSFDMGHRGFAAIAYSREFFDNLPTTISFFYNIQSGRRFSFTVNGDLNNDGLNGNDLFYIPKDENDILVGAVTSGAFVENATQKAELFDFINNNEYLSDHKGQMSERNASRGPWNDLLDMRITQAAIIPGIGRFEISLDIQNVMNLIQSEWGWFQTTPQDTYTIVTLNGTDPATGRPVYRFSKPTTNTPWSPNDLLSRWQMQLGLRYSF, from the coding sequence ATGACAAAAAAATACTCTTTCCTTTCATTCCTGCTGCTGATAATGTTTTCATTCTTTTTAGTGCATAACAATTCGTTTGCACAAGGTGTTACAACCTCAGCAATGAATGGAACAATAGTAGATGCAAAAGGTGATCCCTTACCTGGTGCAAACATAATTGCGGTTCACTCTCCATCAGGAACCCAATATGGTACAACCTCTCGTGTTGATGGAAAATATAATTTAAACGGTTTAAGGACCGGCGGTCCATATATAGTTACAGTTTCTTTTGTTGGCTACAAATCACAGGAATCAACGATTCCAGCACTTCAATTAGGTCAAAATCTTAGAGTTGATTATACTTTAGTTGAGGACGCAGTTCAATTAGGTGATATTACTGTCATCGGAGAAAAAAATTCAATTATCTCAAGTAACAGAACTGGTGCAACACAAAACGTTACAGCAAGAGATATAGAGTTAGTACCGTCTATTGGTAAAAACTTTGGTGATCTTGCAAAACTTTCTCCGCAGGCAAGTGGAACAAGCAACTCTATTGCCGGAAGAAATAATCGTTACAACAACATTCAAATTGATGGTACACAGTACAATGATTTATTTGGATTAGGTGCATCCGGCGCACCCGGTGGTCAAACAGGAACCAATCCAATTAGTATTGATGCAATACAGGAGTTTCAGGTTATTGTTGCTCCTTACGATGTAAAGTATGGAAGTTTTACCGGAGGCGGTCTTAATGCTATTACAAGAAGCGGTACCAACAAATGGACAGGATCTGTTTATGGATATGGAAGAAATCAGAAACTTGTTGGTAATGGTGCATTTATAACTGATAAGCCTGAGACAGAATCTAATGAACAAGAATATCCTGAATTTAAAGAATATGCCGGTGGGTTCAGACTTGGCGGTCCAATCATTAAAGATAAATTATTTATGTTTCTTAATGGTGAAGTAACAAGAAAAGATCAACCATTATCAAATATTTCTTTGGTTACTGGTCCTGCATCTGCAGAAAGTCTTGCTGATCAGTTTTACAATATCTTAAAATCAAAAGGTATGGATGCTGGTACCTATGGTGCTACAACACTTGAACAACCAAGCAACAAGTTATTTATCAGATTAGATTTTAATCAATCTGAAAATCATAAGTTTACTTTAAGACATAATTATGTCAATTCTTATCAGGATGTATTAGCTGGAAGAAATGCTAATAATCAGGTATCGTTTAATACTTTTAATTACAGAATCAGAAATATAACTAACTCTACGGTTCTGCAATTAAACAGTACACTTGGAAATAACTTTTCAAACGACCTGATCTTAGGTTTTACTTCTATCAGAGACAGAAGAGCAGGTACTTCCGAAACACGTCCTGAAGTAAGAGTAATGAGAGAAGCGGTAATTCTGGTTGCTGGTCCTGACAGATTTTCTTCTGTGAATGAATTAGATCAGGATATATTTGAATTTACCAATAACTTCTCAGCTTATTTTGGTAATCACGTTTTAACTGTCGGTACTCACAATGAGTTTTTCACTTTCAGAAATGCATTCATAAGATCATTCTTTGGATATTATGAGTTTAATACATTAGCAGATTTGCAAAATAATACACCGAGTTATTATCAGAAAGTATTTTCACGCGTCCCTGGTGTAGAAAAACCTGCCGCAAGATTTAGTGTAAATCAACTTGGTTTTTACTTACAGGACGAGTGGACAATTGTTCCAACTTTTAAAGTAACTTTTGGAGTTAGAGCTGATATTCCGTTTCTGCCGACCGAACCAGACTATAATCCACAGGTTACAGAAAATTTCCCAGATTATAAGACCTCTGACGTACCAAGTGGCAACATAATGTTTTCACCAAGATTTGGATTTAACTGGGATGTATCTGGTAACAGATCAACTCAGGTGCGTGGTGGTGTCGGAATTTTCACTGGTCGTATTCCTTATGTCTGGATGTCTAACAATTATGGAAACACCGGAACCTTACTTGCTGAAGTTAACCAGGCTTCAGGTGGTAACGTTGGTTTCTCAGTTGATCCGTACAATCAACCTGGTGTTGGTGATCCTGGAACAGGTTCACCAAGTTTCAGATCCGAAATAGATCTTATTGATCCTGATTTCAAATGGCCCCAGATTTTAAGAGCAAACCTCGGTGTTGATCAGGAATTACCCGGGGGAATGATTGGTACAGTTGAATTTATGTATTCAAAGTCAATCAACGATCTTGTATATCAAAAATTGAATTTGAATCCATCAACAAACACAATACCGGGAGATGGCAGACCAAGATATGGCGGTACCAATAGTTACAGTAACAGATATGTTGATGTACTTTATTTAACTAATACTGATGAAGGTAATCAGATAAATTTCTCTGTTCAATTGCAAAGAAATGTAGCTTCTGGATTATCATTTAATGTTGGATATAATTACGGTATTACAAAAGATATAAACAGTGTGCTGTCATCACAGGCTCAATCACAGATCAGATATAATCCTATTTCAAGCGATCCAAATAAGCCTCCATTAACTTATTCAAGCTTCGATATGGGACACAGAGGATTTGCTGCTATTGCTTATTCACGCGAATTCTTCGATAATTTACCAACAACAATATCATTCTTTTATAATATCCAATCAGGAAGAAGATTTTCATTTACAGTTAATGGAGACTTGAACAATGATGGATTAAACGGAAATGATTTATTCTATATTCCTAAAGATGAAAACGATATATTAGTTGGTGCTGTTACCAGCGGGGCTTTCGTAGAAAATGCAACTCAGAAAGCAGAGCTTTTTGATTTTATCAATAATAATGAATACTTATCCGATCATAAAGGTCAGATGTCAGAAAGAAATGCATCAAGAGGTCCCTGGAATGATTTGCTTGATATGAGAATAACTCAAGCTGCAATAATTCCGGGTATTGGACGTTTTGAGATTTCACTTGATATACAGAATGTAATGAATCTTATCCAATCTGAGTGGGGATGGTTCCAGACAACTCCACAGGATACTTATACAATTGTAACCTTAAATGGAACTGATCCAGCAACCGGAAGACCGGTTTACAGATTTAGTAAACCAACTACTAATACTCCTTGGTCTCCAAATGATTTATTATCAAGATGGCAGATGCAATTAGGTTTAAGATACTCATTCTAA
- a CDS encoding ectonucleotide pyrophosphatase/phosphodiesterase has translation MFRKKIILLFLIIVSVNLTAQQKSYNILISFDGFRWDYPNRGITPNLEFIKQNGVHASSLKPCFPTKTFPNHYSIVTGLYPQNHGIIANTFYNPITEKIYRIGDTAAVRDPQNYIGEAIWETAKRQGVITASYFWPGSELTLEYRRPNYYEKYDHHRPYSKRIEGVLNWLKLPFNQRPKLITVYFDATDTYGHQFGTNSPEVTRSIMQLDSLIGNLFDGLKSLNLYDSTNVIIVSDHGMTDVDNVKIINIEEILSNTKQKIVDSGPVMYLFPDNDGDKSKIYGLLKASEKNYKVYYKEEIPEYFNFSKSFIIPPILILAEPGWSLITNREVKKYSNLGFGGDHGYDNNFIDMHGIFFAIGPDFKTGYTCGTIQNIDINPLLAKLLHIIPNQKIDGKFEQIEFLLKDY, from the coding sequence ATGTTCAGAAAAAAAATAATTTTACTCTTTCTCATAATTGTAAGTGTAAATCTTACCGCTCAACAGAAATCTTACAATATTTTAATATCTTTTGACGGCTTCCGCTGGGATTATCCAAATCGAGGTATTACTCCAAATCTTGAGTTTATAAAACAGAACGGAGTTCATGCAAGTTCATTAAAACCATGTTTCCCGACAAAAACCTTTCCTAATCATTATTCAATTGTAACAGGGTTGTATCCCCAGAACCACGGAATCATTGCAAATACTTTTTACAATCCGATAACCGAAAAGATTTATAGAATCGGAGATACTGCCGCTGTAAGAGATCCGCAAAATTATATCGGCGAAGCAATCTGGGAAACTGCAAAACGACAAGGAGTAATTACTGCCAGCTATTTTTGGCCTGGTTCTGAACTTACTCTTGAATACAGAAGACCAAATTATTATGAAAAGTATGATCATCACAGACCATATTCAAAAAGAATTGAAGGAGTATTAAACTGGTTAAAGCTTCCATTTAATCAACGCCCAAAGCTGATTACAGTTTATTTTGATGCTACTGATACTTATGGTCATCAGTTTGGAACAAATTCTCCGGAAGTTACTCGAAGCATTATGCAATTAGACAGTTTGATTGGAAACCTTTTCGATGGTCTTAAGAGTTTAAATCTTTATGACAGCACAAATGTAATAATTGTATCGGATCATGGAATGACTGATGTTGACAATGTTAAAATTATTAATATTGAAGAGATATTATCCAATACCAAACAGAAAATTGTTGATTCCGGACCAGTGATGTATCTCTTCCCTGATAATGATGGTGATAAATCAAAAATCTACGGGCTGTTAAAAGCTTCTGAAAAGAATTACAAGGTTTATTACAAAGAGGAAATTCCTGAGTATTTTAATTTTTCAAAAAGTTTTATCATTCCTCCAATTTTAATATTAGCTGAGCCTGGATGGAGTCTTATAACAAATCGTGAAGTAAAAAAATACAGCAATTTGGGTTTCGGCGGTGATCATGGCTATGATAACAACTTTATAGATATGCATGGGATATTTTTTGCCATTGGACCTGACTTTAAAACCGGATATACCTGCGGTACTATCCAAAATATTGATATTAATCCATTGCTTGCAAAACTACTTCATATTATACCGAATCAAAAAATTGATGGAAAGTTTGAACAGATAGAGTTTTTATTGAAGGATTATTAA
- a CDS encoding pitrilysin family protein, whose protein sequence is MKHLNINYLKDKLSNGLEYILYQDNSLPIVSVNIWYRVGSGYEKKGKTGLAHLFEHMMFQGSVNVPKEMHFKYIQESGGTLNGSTSRDRTNYFEKLPSNNLELALWLESDRMGYFLPALTQEKLNNQKDVVKNERLENYDNQPYGLAWEILNKNVYPADHPYNWITIGHLKDIESYTLEDVEEFFKKYYSPDNACVVVAGDIKIAETIDLIKKYFLEIQSFNTAEKPEKKLVKLNHNIYLEHEDNVQLERLYLSWPSEFIFDKHDAALEVFADLLSGTKNSRLHKKLVIEMQAAIDVTSFQYSGRFGGQFVIVCTLKPAQNADNIKQIILDEINNFIIDDVSEKELEKSKNGIKSQFVYSMQNLDNIADHLNYYNYFLGEPNSFEFDLNRYNSVTNDAIKTAVRKYLLNPFVELRILPRRSQ, encoded by the coding sequence TTGAAACATCTTAATATTAACTATTTAAAAGATAAACTTAGTAACGGTCTTGAATACATTTTGTATCAGGATAATTCATTACCAATAGTTTCGGTTAATATCTGGTATCGTGTGGGCTCTGGTTATGAAAAGAAGGGTAAGACAGGTTTAGCTCATTTGTTTGAACATATGATGTTTCAAGGATCTGTAAATGTACCTAAGGAAATGCATTTCAAATATATTCAGGAATCAGGCGGTACGCTTAATGGTTCTACTTCAAGAGACAGAACTAATTATTTTGAAAAACTTCCTTCAAATAATTTAGAACTTGCTTTATGGTTGGAATCTGACAGGATGGGATATTTTCTTCCAGCATTAACTCAGGAAAAGCTTAACAATCAGAAAGATGTGGTAAAGAATGAACGGCTTGAAAACTATGACAATCAACCTTATGGATTAGCGTGGGAAATCTTAAATAAAAATGTTTATCCGGCAGATCACCCTTATAACTGGATAACTATCGGACATCTAAAAGATATTGAAAGTTATACGCTTGAAGATGTTGAAGAATTTTTTAAAAAATATTACTCGCCGGATAATGCCTGTGTTGTGGTTGCCGGTGATATTAAGATAGCAGAAACAATTGATCTGATTAAAAAATATTTTTTAGAGATTCAATCGTTTAACACTGCTGAGAAACCGGAAAAGAAATTAGTAAAGCTAAATCATAATATTTATCTGGAACATGAAGATAATGTTCAGCTAGAAAGACTTTATTTATCATGGCCATCGGAATTTATTTTTGACAAACATGATGCGGCACTCGAAGTTTTTGCTGATTTGTTATCCGGAACCAAAAATTCACGTTTGCATAAAAAATTAGTTATTGAAATGCAGGCTGCAATAGATGTAACCTCATTTCAATATTCCGGCAGGTTCGGCGGACAGTTTGTTATTGTCTGCACACTAAAGCCGGCACAAAATGCTGATAACATAAAACAAATTATACTGGATGAAATTAATAATTTTATAATTGATGATGTTTCTGAAAAAGAACTTGAAAAATCAAAGAATGGAATTAAATCACAATTTGTTTATTCTATGCAAAACCTGGATAATATTGCAGATCATCTGAACTATTATAACTATTTTCTTGGAGAACCAAATTCATTTGAGTTTGATCTTAACAGATATAATTCGGTTACAAATGATGCTATCAAAACAGCGGTGCGCAAATATCTGCTTAATCCTTTTGTTGAACTTAGAATTTTACCCAGACGCAGTCAATGA
- a CDS encoding pitrilysin family protein, which yields MRLNRKNKPAEASNIKFNLPLPEEFNLDNGLRVIFIQKKNLPIIKTLMILNAGSKFDYKSKKGLSHLTALTLDEGAGGISALDLSDAFDILGSDFSLSASHDLININLQSLSEHFEKSIELFSKVILYPDFNEYDFEREKKKLLVRILQNKDKPDYVADRLFEKIVFSPDNSYAFPIIGYTDTVSSITRDEVKKFYAEYFFPKNSTLIVVGNIEIENLKSILNKNLKEWINSGSVKPVPNNFKISDKKIYVCHKDNSVQTEIRVGHLSQPRNQKDFFQRLLLNTILGGQFTSRINLNLRERNGYTYGATSRFNYYKDASFFEVSTSVGIENTANAVKEILFELEQIKNGVKDSELEFAKSSITKRFPLGFETYGQLTSGLSGRVLFDLSSDYFSSYVDNVNSVDKAEVNLAANSFINNDALTIVLVGDKEKIIPQVQNLGIGIYEADLYGNVQV from the coding sequence ATGAGATTAAACCGGAAAAATAAACCTGCTGAGGCTTCAAACATTAAATTTAATCTGCCTTTACCAGAAGAATTTAATTTAGATAACGGATTAAGAGTAATCTTTATTCAAAAAAAGAATCTTCCGATTATTAAAACTTTAATGATTTTAAATGCTGGAAGTAAATTTGACTACAAGTCAAAAAAAGGATTATCTCATCTGACAGCACTTACGCTTGATGAAGGTGCCGGAGGAATCAGTGCTCTTGATTTAAGTGATGCATTTGATATACTTGGCTCTGATTTTAGTTTATCTGCTAGTCACGATCTTATAAATATTAATCTTCAGTCTTTGTCAGAACACTTTGAGAAATCTATCGAGCTTTTTTCTAAAGTAATTTTATACCCTGATTTTAATGAATATGATTTTGAGCGTGAGAAAAAGAAACTTCTTGTCAGGATCTTACAGAATAAAGATAAACCGGATTATGTAGCAGACCGGCTTTTCGAAAAGATTGTTTTCTCGCCTGATAATTCTTATGCTTTTCCAATTATCGGTTATACAGATACAGTATCTTCTATAACCAGAGATGAAGTAAAAAAATTCTATGCTGAATATTTCTTTCCAAAAAATTCCACTCTAATTGTGGTCGGCAATATTGAAATTGAAAATCTGAAAAGCATTCTTAATAAAAATCTGAAAGAATGGATAAACAGCGGTTCAGTAAAACCAGTCCCGAATAATTTTAAAATTAGTGATAAAAAAATTTATGTCTGTCATAAAGATAATTCAGTTCAAACCGAGATCAGAGTTGGTCATTTATCCCAGCCAAGAAACCAGAAAGATTTTTTTCAGCGTCTTCTACTTAATACAATACTTGGCGGTCAGTTTACCAGCAGAATAAATCTTAATCTAAGAGAAAGAAACGGCTACACATACGGTGCAACATCAAGATTTAACTATTACAAAGATGCATCGTTTTTTGAAGTCTCAACTTCGGTTGGAATTGAAAACACTGCTAATGCTGTTAAAGAAATTCTTTTTGAACTTGAGCAGATAAAAAACGGTGTTAAAGATTCTGAGCTTGAATTTGCAAAATCATCTATTACAAAGAGATTTCCATTGGGTTTTGAAACTTATGGACAACTTACATCGGGTTTGTCCGGAAGAGTACTGTTTGATTTATCATCCGATTATTTTTCAAGTTATGTTGATAATGTAAACTCTGTGGATAAAGCTGAGGTTAATCTGGCAGCAAATTCTTTTATTAATAATGATGCTTTAACCATAGTACTTGTTGGAGATAAAGAGAAAATTATTCCGCAGGTACAAAACCTGGGTATAGGAATTTATGAAGCTGATTTATATGGAAATGTTCAGGTATAA
- a CDS encoding enoyl-CoA hydratase-related protein, whose protein sequence is MDYRNLLLNVNQNIGLITVNRPDKLNALNHDTLVELKNVLERLRSDENIFVVIITGSGEKAFIAGADISEINKLNMLEGKIFAEFGQSVFSLIEKFEKPVIAAVNGFALGGGCELALSCHLRLASENAKFGQPEVNLGIIPGYGGTQRLTRLINSGRAAEMILTGDMIDANEALRIGLVNKVYPQSELQSQAFDMAVKIASKGQQAVRLALKSIKAVDEVSLQEGQNFEAALFALCCGTEDFKEGTQAFLEKRKPVFINK, encoded by the coding sequence ATGGATTATAGAAATTTACTGCTTAATGTTAACCAGAATATCGGACTGATAACTGTAAACAGACCAGATAAATTAAATGCCCTGAACCATGATACCTTAGTTGAATTAAAAAATGTTTTGGAGAGATTAAGATCAGATGAAAATATTTTTGTAGTGATAATTACCGGAAGCGGTGAAAAAGCTTTTATTGCAGGTGCAGACATATCTGAAATCAATAAGCTAAATATGTTAGAAGGTAAAATATTTGCTGAGTTTGGACAATCAGTTTTTTCTCTGATTGAAAAGTTTGAAAAACCAGTTATTGCAGCTGTTAATGGATTTGCTCTCGGAGGCGGATGTGAGCTTGCTTTATCTTGTCATTTAAGATTAGCAAGTGAAAATGCAAAGTTTGGGCAGCCTGAAGTTAATCTTGGAATTATTCCTGGCTATGGCGGAACCCAAAGACTTACCAGACTTATCAATTCGGGCAGAGCTGCTGAAATGATTTTAACTGGCGATATGATTGATGCTAATGAAGCTTTACGAATAGGCTTGGTTAATAAAGTGTATCCGCAAAGTGAATTACAAAGTCAGGCTTTTGATATGGCAGTTAAAATTGCTTCCAAAGGTCAGCAGGCTGTTAGATTAGCATTAAAATCTATCAAAGCTGTTGATGAAGTATCTTTACAGGAAGGACAAAATTTTGAAGCAGCATTATTTGCTCTTTGCTGTGGCACTGAGGACTTTAAAGAGGGTACACAAGCATTTCTGGAAAAAAGAAAACCGGTTTTTATAAATAAATAA
- a CDS encoding DUF2231 domain-containing protein: protein MEIFTQIHLKIIHFPIALLCVYPFIELLYFITQKEYFNKTAFLFLVLGVTAALFAVLTGNRAAEMISNWQSDSKQIFEQHQLYANITVWFFSAILAVRFIVNKKYSSKRIIAFIFFIVSLIGLFTIYQTGYYGSRLSKQIIINSQEIIK, encoded by the coding sequence GTGGAAATTTTTACTCAAATACATTTAAAGATAATTCATTTTCCGATTGCCTTATTATGTGTTTATCCATTTATTGAACTGCTGTATTTTATCACTCAAAAAGAATACTTTAATAAAACAGCTTTTTTATTTTTAGTCCTTGGTGTTACTGCTGCTTTATTTGCAGTTCTTACCGGTAATCGAGCAGCTGAAATGATCAGTAATTGGCAGTCAGATTCAAAACAAATTTTTGAACAGCATCAGCTTTATGCAAACATAACAGTTTGGTTTTTCTCAGCTATACTTGCAGTAAGATTTATTGTTAACAAAAAATATTCTTCTAAAAGGATTATTGCTTTTATTTTTTTTATAGTTTCTTTAATTGGTTTATTTACGATTTATCAAACCGGATACTATGGCAGCAGATTATCAAAACAGATTATTATTAATTCACAGGAGATTATTAAATAA
- the truA gene encoding tRNA pseudouridine(38-40) synthase TruA, which yields MKNYKLLIQYDGTEYAGWQIQENCKTVQKTITDAIELLLKEKINLIGSGRTDSGVHAAGQVANFRTNNLIDIYRFKHSLNSVLPFDISIKKMEEVSEDFHSRFDAKRRVYFYLISKTKNPFFRNFSYFYHKEIDLAKLNYLSKIIAGTNDFTSFSRKNSEVENKICTVYQIGWREIRDLIVFYIKADRFLHGMVRTIAGTLLRSQELPEPENYLNGVFRLKNRESAFEAVPAKGLFLYKVEY from the coding sequence TTGAAAAATTATAAACTTTTAATACAATATGATGGAACAGAATATGCCGGCTGGCAGATCCAGGAAAACTGTAAAACTGTTCAGAAGACTATTACTGATGCGATTGAATTATTGTTAAAAGAGAAAATTAATCTTATTGGATCAGGAAGGACTGACAGCGGTGTGCATGCTGCCGGACAGGTTGCAAATTTCCGCACAAATAATTTGATAGATATTTATAGATTCAAACATTCACTTAATTCTGTTCTTCCCTTTGATATCTCAATTAAAAAAATGGAAGAAGTATCAGAGGATTTTCACTCCAGATTTGATGCAAAGAGAAGAGTATATTTTTATCTGATTTCCAAAACAAAAAATCCGTTCTTCAGAAATTTTAGTTATTTTTATCATAAAGAAATTGATTTAGCAAAACTTAATTATCTTTCTAAAATAATTGCCGGAACAAATGATTTTACCTCATTCAGCAGAAAAAATTCAGAGGTTGAAAATAAAATCTGCACTGTTTACCAGATTGGCTGGCGCGAAATCCGTGATCTGATAGTTTTCTATATTAAGGCAGATAGATTTTTACACGGAATGGTTAGAACAATTGCAGGAACTTTGTTAAGGTCTCAGGAATTGCCTGAACCAGAGAATTATCTTAACGGAGTTTTTAGATTAAAAAACAGAGAATCTGCGTTTGAAGCTGTTCCAGCAAAAGGTTTATTCTTGTATAAAGTTGAGTATTAA